The following proteins come from a genomic window of Paenibacillus antri:
- a CDS encoding sensor histidine kinase — protein MQTFRLPVVLLLLCGVVLVVWFGMPKAAQPIVPERTVTEWDVRWIDASEASGEPAVSDGPWHSATVSRPLTTIPDGAVGAWIRLTVPASSEWRSPGLYIQRLYGLDYTVYENGEAIFRASRGYDFERNIALVPLTANSAASEILIRIESKERAGIGSPVRVGAFDALSSDNVRAEMPNLLLGAAISFLGIVMLAITGLSLWKHRKQAAALSLFVLSTGMLIASYSSLPFYYYPELGRLLLFVFDAAMLVLFPSLFYFSIHLYEHSAAFFKKPVRWLIGYYLFCFLVLIAHLWVGESFYFFYKLFTFYILAPLIVLQLLVTIGLAFRNAFRGNRDSLILSSGILGLAISGIADLVLLSVLHRPHVFYLWKFGLVFLILSLVLVLVRRIAADYSTLLAYSRELELHSHHLQKTERMRVISDLAASIAHEIRNPLQVTRGFLQLLLRRADDDTKGHYTMAISELDRASVIISDFLTFARPEQDSVAPMDVKQELCNIETIMGPMVMLHGGTLRVQASDRLLMLGNVSKFKQAIINMIKNSIESFQEQGNIEVHAYAEGAEIVIRIADNGLGMDAEQIAKLGEPYFSTKTKGTGLGLMVTFRIIEVMKGTLEFRSEKGKGTEAIVRFPLIRLD, from the coding sequence ATGCAAACGTTCCGACTTCCTGTCGTATTACTCCTACTGTGCGGCGTCGTACTCGTCGTTTGGTTCGGCATGCCGAAGGCGGCGCAGCCGATCGTTCCCGAGAGGACCGTTACGGAATGGGACGTCCGTTGGATCGACGCATCGGAGGCGAGCGGCGAACCCGCGGTCTCGGACGGTCCCTGGCATTCCGCGACCGTGAGCCGTCCCCTGACTACGATTCCGGACGGCGCCGTCGGAGCATGGATCCGGCTGACCGTGCCGGCGTCTTCCGAATGGAGAAGCCCGGGGCTGTATATTCAGCGACTATACGGACTTGACTACACCGTTTACGAGAACGGGGAAGCGATCTTTCGCGCTTCGCGCGGCTACGATTTCGAACGAAACATTGCGCTCGTTCCGCTTACGGCGAATTCCGCGGCGAGCGAGATTCTGATCCGCATCGAATCGAAGGAACGCGCCGGAATCGGCAGTCCCGTTCGCGTCGGCGCCTTCGACGCCTTGTCGTCGGACAATGTACGCGCGGAGATGCCGAATCTGTTGCTCGGCGCCGCGATCTCGTTCCTCGGCATCGTCATGCTCGCGATTACCGGACTTTCGCTCTGGAAGCATCGGAAACAAGCGGCGGCGCTCAGCCTGTTCGTCCTCTCCACGGGCATGCTGATCGCTTCTTATTCGTCCTTGCCCTTCTATTATTATCCGGAGCTCGGACGACTGCTGCTGTTCGTATTCGATGCGGCCATGCTGGTGTTGTTCCCGTCGCTGTTTTATTTCTCGATTCATCTCTATGAACACTCGGCGGCCTTCTTTAAGAAGCCCGTTCGATGGCTTATCGGCTATTACCTTTTCTGCTTCCTGGTTTTGATCGCGCATCTTTGGGTCGGCGAATCGTTTTACTTTTTCTATAAGCTCTTTACGTTCTATATCCTGGCTCCGCTCATCGTCCTTCAGCTGCTCGTCACGATCGGGCTCGCTTTCCGAAATGCGTTCCGGGGAAACCGGGATTCTCTCATACTCTCGAGCGGCATCCTCGGACTCGCGATATCCGGCATCGCCGATCTGGTCTTGCTTTCCGTCCTTCATCGGCCGCATGTGTTTTACTTGTGGAAATTCGGCCTTGTGTTTCTGATCCTTAGCCTCGTCTTGGTGCTCGTTCGCAGAATAGCCGCCGATTATTCCACGCTGCTCGCCTACTCGAGGGAGCTGGAGCTGCACAGCCACCATCTGCAGAAGACGGAGCGAATGCGGGTCATCAGCGACCTGGCCGCGTCGATCGCGCATGAAATCCGCAATCCGCTGCAGGTGACGAGGGGCTTCTTGCAGCTGCTGTTACGCAGGGCCGACGACGATACCAAAGGCCATTACACGATGGCGATCAGCGAATTGGATCGGGCGTCCGTCATCATTTCGGATTTTCTGACGTTCGCGAGGCCCGAGCAGGACTCGGTCGCGCCGATGGACGTCAAGCAAGAATTGTGCAATATCGAGACGATTATGGGGCCGATGGTCATGCTGCACGGGGGAACGCTTCGCGTCCAAGCCTCCGATCGCCTGCTCATGCTGGGCAACGTGTCGAAGTTCAAGCAAGCGATCATCAATATGATAAAGAACAGCATCGAGTCGTTCCAAGAGCAGGGGAACATCGAGGTGCACGCTTACGCGGAAGGCGCCGAGATCGTCATTCGGATCGCGGATAACGGGTTAGGCATGGATGCGGAACAGATCGCCAAGCTCGGCGAGCCGTATTTTTCTACGAAGACCAAGGGGACCGGTCTCGGTCTGATGGTCACGTTCCGGATCATCGAAGTGATGAAGGGCACCCTCGAATTTCGCAGCGAGAAAGGCAAGGGAACCGAAGCGATCGTTCGGTTCCCTCTGATCAGGCTG